TTGATTTTACCAGTAGTTCTTTGAATTTGATTTACAAAACTTGccatgcttgatttacagaatggaGTTTACCAGTACAAACTCTTTGATTTTGATTTGGGTACTGCTCAACTATGTTAGTTTTGAGGCTGTGATCTACACTCTAGACCTCTGAAATACGCAACGCCGCAGCGAGAACGCAACTCACTTCTGGCCGATTCAGTTGACGTGCAGAACAACTAAACTGAACTGATTAGCTACCCGAAGAAATAAGCAGTGACTGAATCAACTGAACTGAACTTATCTAGCTACTGAAAATAGCAAGCAGTGACTGAAACTGCAGATACAAGTACTACTGTCGGCACTCCCTGTTTCTTGGCCTGCTGAAGAAAGAAAGCAAACGACCAAATTCAGAATTTACCACGGCTCGCAAGCAAGCAAGCAGGGCatgagagggagcagaggagggcttACCATCAGCTATGCCAGAGTGGAATAGATGGTGTGAGAGATTATGTGGGTGCTCATTACACTGACATGGCAACAAAGAGCACGATGTGCTTCCCCATGGTGCCTCAGCGCCTCCTCGAGCTTCCTGTCACCGTCATCTTGCCAGTCCAGGACCAGCCAAGAGAAAAAGTGTGCACTGTAGCCGATACCAGCGCTGAACTCCTTCGCATTGCCTGCACCTTAAGCTCTCCGTCACTAGAGGAACTCCGCCAGAACCTGCTACTTCACAGAACACCAACTGGGAGTGACTTTCTGCTGCTGCCAATAAATCGCAAATACTGCACTACCCACAGCTAAGACCTCCGGACCTGCATCTATTTTTGAACTTGTTCATAATTTTGGGCGCAGATCATCATTGCAACGAAAGCCCTGTACAGCACAATTTCTTCACCggaacattgctaggctagctagcATGTGAATGGGCATACTATGCTCCGCCATATTCATCATAGGAAACCACAAGCTGAGCAAGAACAAAGGGTGCTGAACTGAAGAATGATATGCTTACAAAGTACAGAAAGTGAGGATATTTCCGGACATTCAGTATTAGTACAGTGTATTACACAGGGCTCTGCCTCTTTTTCCTGTCCTGTTTTACTTGGTGGAGGTGTTCTTGATAAAGCCACACGACGGTCAGCAACTCACCACCGCTGCCAAGCTTCCTCGCATGCTCCTCCCTGTTGCACCGGTTGGCTGCGTAGAACAGGAAGTCCAACCACAGCCTTTGCAGCATCTCAACCTTATTTTCCTTTCTACGAAGCAGTGTATTCGCAATAGTGCGTGCATAACTGAGCCTAGGATTATTGAAGTTGGGGTCTTCCAGCTCTTTCAGTATGTCAATGGCGATCTCCTTCTCAAGCTCAGAAGGTTTCCAGCCACGGTGATGGTGTGGTCGGAACAAGTTCTTCAGCACAGTGCAGATGTTGTTGCCACGAGAACCAGCAACATGCTTACTGCTTATCTTCTCCAGTTGTTTGCAGGTTTGCTCGTACAACCAGTTTTGGGGAAGGCCTGGTAGCATGCCGGGGTAGTCCACGAGGAGGAACATCATGTAGTTGGACAGTACGCTGACTAGCTCCACATCATCATCAGACACGTGATGGCCCTCCGTTGCAGCAAGGATCAAGTCGGTGGCGATGTGCCAGCTGATGACGCTCTCATGGAAGTCAACTCCATGAAAGACATTCAACTCCTTCAACAGCCCAGGGTAGTGCTCTTCATCCAGTGCCATTTTGCCCCATCCAGTCCTGAGCAAGCCCATTGTGTTCATATCAATTGATGTGACATTACTCCATGGATACTTCTTGACCTTCTCAGGGACATCAATGGTCCACAACTGCCTCCTGTCCCACCACTCACCAAGGCTCAGCATCTTGGACAGATTGCCTAGGCATTGACTCATCGGATCCACCTGTCTGGCACAAGACCGCAGCATGTTGCGCTGCCCCATGGTGCCTGACCACCTCCTCGAGCTTACTGTCATGATCATCTTGCCAGGCCAAGACCGGCGAAGAGAAAAAAGTGTGTGCCGAAGCCGATGCCATCTTCCAGCACACAGAGCAGAATGCCGGAGCCAATCCCATTGTGTGGTACACAAGAAGGCAAAGACCCAGCTTGACCCTAGTGCGACAAGGAGCGATTTCGTCTCCAGGAACAAGGCGCCACCCAACAAGGTGTACGTGATGGCAACATCAACTAGGCTGTAATCATCTTTGCTGCTCAACTGGAACAACACGAGAGAGGTGGCAATGGCGGGCGGCGAGATGACACGGATGCAGTAGCCAACCCAAGTGTGGACTGCGCCTGCCTTTGTGTACAGGATATCATACATGAGGGAGAGCTCCATCTCCATCACCCTCCACATGTGTTGACGGTCTTTCGAAAAGCCCTGGATTATTTTGCTATCCAGAGAATCCACCTCATTCTGGCTATCTGAGTCATCCACCGCAATCACGCAATCAACTATCCCACGCTTGCAGATATGAAACAGGGAGTGAGCATGCTGCAGGACTAGTTCGTCATCGTTGTACCAGTCTTGATACTCAGTGTAAAATTGCTGGTGATGTATGTCATGTGACCGTACCTTGAGAGAGCTCCGGAGGCTGCTGAACTTGGCGGACCGGAGCGCCCAGGTCCTCTCCCCATACTTTGCAGCACCGACAACAGATATCAAGATGGCAGCCACCATGAGGAAGGTCCCGCTGCCGACAATATGCTTGTATAGGACATATCCAGCACCAAGGACCTGGACCAGAAGGCTTAGCAAGTGGCGCCCCCAGAGCTTGCTATCCTCGAGGGCGTAGGCGGTGATGTTATCCGGGCCGCCGAGGTGCAGTAGGAGGAACGGCACCCAGAAGGCGATGAGGTGGTGGTCTTTTGTTGCGCCGCTGAAGAGGAGCTGGCCGGCGGCGTATGTCGCAGTGGAGTCGGACAGCTGGTACGCCACCCAGAGGGGGAACCTCAGCCAATTTGAGGCGTCTTTATGCCGACGGATGTTGGCAAAGATATGGAGCATGACCTGGAAGAAGAGGCTCAAGAGAACCCCGATCTGGGACGCCCAGTCATTCCAGAAGCTCAACGGCCCTCCAGCCATTGTTGTGAGCTTGATCCTGCAACGCAAGCACTGCAGATACGTAAAATCAGTAATGACAATTAAACAAGGTAAGAGCGCAGCGTAATTGCTTATAGTGAGCTAGGAGATGGCAAAGTGGCGGCATGATACCTCCCAACTCTGAAGGAAGCGAACACCTGCACTGAAGAGTACGACACTGCTTGCTAGTGCGTCCAGATCAACtgagtagtagcagtagtagcagtcTGCTGGTGAATGAATATGCTATCTATTTCCATGTTACAGGAGCTAGCCAACAAGGGATGCCAACTAGACACATGTCCACTCTCAGCAAGTAGCCAAAGAAGCAAGAAATTAAGAACACTGGTAACAGCGACTCAGCGAGGAGTCGCATGTGAGGGTACGTGCTGGATGCACACATTTTGAAGGATAATTCAGATGAGGTGCATAAATACAGTCTCAAACATGTGCCTGCATCTGGAGACACCACACTATCGTACAGTACTATAATTGACATGAGACCATGGTTGTATAGAAGCTGAATTCAGTCGACCAACAATACTCTATTTCCAGACCATGTTATGGCAGGCCGGCTGCCGTCTACTAAAATAGAACAAAATTTTAGAAGAAGTAAAAAACACAACTTTTTTCGACGGGTTAAAATGGTTTCAGATGTTGATAAGGAAACACGGCGGAGGAACTCACATGGCAGCAGGGCGGGCATGGCGGAGTCGACCGCGGGCGCCGATGCATCCAAGAGGCGCTTGACTGATGCGCTCGCGGTCGGTCTAGCTAGGCGCCGTGCCTGAGGACGGCCGCCGTCGGCGACCAGAAGCTCCAGGCGAGCAGAGCGGCGATGAGGAAGCTACATGGCGCGGGTGGTCGCGGCGGAGGCGGCTGGTCGTAGCTACGgacgggaggaggcggcgaggcCGAGGAGCGGTCGCGGTCGCGGTCTCCGCCATGGCTGAGAAGAGCGCGATTTGGATGGCCAGATTTGGGGAGTTTCCTACGGAGACGCCGCCACGGCTCCATGACTGGCCCCGCCAAACATATTGCCTTTTTTTAGGCAAGGATATTGCCCAGCCACGAGGTCAAACCTGGCCATATGGGCCGTGCCACATGGGCCGGCCCGCGGGCATGGATTTTTCGCACCGAATGGAGATAAAAGGGCCGGGCCGGTCTTCAGCCCGTCGTGGAACAAGGGGCGATCTTGAAAGACAGGCTTTTAGGCCGGTCATTGCATGGCCCTTTCAAGTTTtatatatttttgtattttctctaTATTGTTAAATTTCTTATTTTTCTGACTTTTTATAAAAAAATCTTAATTTCTACTCACAAGGCTCAAAAGCAACACGGGTCGGCCCACAGTCATGTGATACGTCTCATATCTGTGATTCTCTATTATTTCATGAtatatttatatcattttggtaTAGTTGTGCATCACTTTGTATTATTATtccggactaacctattaatccagtgTCAGTTATTGCTTTCTGctatttttgaaatttttaggAAAATCAATTTTATCTAACTCCATAAAATTTAGGAAAAAAATCAACGGAAGATTTACATCTAAAAGGACCCGGCAGCAAATGACAAAGGTTAGTTGCACACGCCACCCCCACGCGGCAGAGGGGTGGCCTTGTCGCGTGGTCTCCCTGAAGCTCTGATTGCCTCTCGGTCCCCGTGCCTTTATATATCTCTGAAAACCATCAGGATTTTGTCGCCTGAAATTTTCTACCATCACACACCTTTTGTTTCTTCGTGATCCAATTCAATAGCCTTTTTCTGAAACTTTGCCGGAAGGGGGAATTCTTcacggtgaccatcttcatcaactTGAAGTCCATCATGATCATACGTGACTAGTTTCCTTTGGACTGTGgatccatagcagtagctagatagTTCTCCCTTGTTTCTCAATACAAAGATCACATGAGCTGCCCTACATGATTGTCATTCATCTGACGTAATTtcccggtgtgtttgttgggatatgatgaattgtcactttcAGTAGTTTTATTCATGAATCCTCTTGAGACCTATATGGTTCTTTTGTTGCATAATTTTTATTCATATATGCTCTCTGATCTATTCTCTCTTTCCGATGGCTCGAGAGTTTATCACTTTTTGTGGAGAATTTTGACTTGGTTTTCATCGTGTTTTCGTTATTTCTCAGTTATTTCTAACTCTAGTCCTTTCAAAACGAAGAAAACTCATTTTTTTCAATTGTTTGGCAGGAAAATACATTATGGAAGGAAACCAAGCAATAATACACGAAATCAAGCCATTTGAATCAACTTCCATATTGG
This region of Triticum aestivum cultivar Chinese Spring chromosome 2D, IWGSC CS RefSeq v2.1, whole genome shotgun sequence genomic DNA includes:
- the LOC123051390 gene encoding uncharacterized protein isoform X2: MAGGPLSFWNDWASQIGVLLSLFFQVMLHIFANIRRHKDASNWLRFPLWVAYQLSDSTATYAAGQLLFSGATKDHHLIAFWVPFLLLHLGGPDNITAYALEDSKLWGRHLLSLLVQVLGAGYVLYKHIVGSGTFLMVAAILISVVGAAKYGERTWALRSAKFSSLRSSLKVRSHDIHHQQFYTEYQDWYNDDELVLQHAHSLFHICKRGIVDCVIAVDDSDSQNEVDSLDSKIIQGFSKDRQHMWRVMEMELSLMYDILYTKAGAVHTWVGYCIRVISPPAIATSLVLFQLSSKDDYSLVDVAITYTLLGGALFLETKSLLVALGSSWVFAFLCTTQWDWLRHSALCAGRWHRLRHTLFSLRRSWPGKMIMTVSSRRWSGTMGQRNMLRSCARQVDPMSQCLGNLSKMLSLGEWWDRRQLWTIDVPEKVKKYPWSNVTSIDMNTMGLLRTGWGKMALDEEHYPGLLKELNVFHGVDFHESVISWHIATDLILAATEGHHVSDDDVELVSVLSNYMMFLLVDYPGMLPGLPQNWLYEQTCKQLEKISSKHVAGSRGNNICTVLKNLFRPHHHRGWKPSELEKEIAIDILKELEDPNFNNPRLSYARTIANTLLRRKENKVEMLQRLWLDFLFYAANRCNREEHARKLGSGGELLTVVWLYQEHLHQVKQDRKKRQSPV
- the LOC123051390 gene encoding uncharacterized protein isoform X1; translation: MHRRPRSTPPCPPCCHCLRCRIKLTTMAGGPLSFWNDWASQIGVLLSLFFQVMLHIFANIRRHKDASNWLRFPLWVAYQLSDSTATYAAGQLLFSGATKDHHLIAFWVPFLLLHLGGPDNITAYALEDSKLWGRHLLSLLVQVLGAGYVLYKHIVGSGTFLMVAAILISVVGAAKYGERTWALRSAKFSSLRSSLKVRSHDIHHQQFYTEYQDWYNDDELVLQHAHSLFHICKRGIVDCVIAVDDSDSQNEVDSLDSKIIQGFSKDRQHMWRVMEMELSLMYDILYTKAGAVHTWVGYCIRVISPPAIATSLVLFQLSSKDDYSLVDVAITYTLLGGALFLETKSLLVALGSSWVFAFLCTTQWDWLRHSALCAGRWHRLRHTLFSLRRSWPGKMIMTVSSRRWSGTMGQRNMLRSCARQVDPMSQCLGNLSKMLSLGEWWDRRQLWTIDVPEKVKKYPWSNVTSIDMNTMGLLRTGWGKMALDEEHYPGLLKELNVFHGVDFHESVISWHIATDLILAATEGHHVSDDDVELVSVLSNYMMFLLVDYPGMLPGLPQNWLYEQTCKQLEKISSKHVAGSRGNNICTVLKNLFRPHHHRGWKPSELEKEIAIDILKELEDPNFNNPRLSYARTIANTLLRRKENKVEMLQRLWLDFLFYAANRCNREEHARKLGSGGELLTVVWLYQEHLHQVKQDRKKRQSPV